Genomic window (Dolosigranulum savutiense):
ATCTCAGTATTCCCATTGTTATGGATGATTCTATCCTCGTTTAAAGGAAGAGGAGAATTATCGGCTAATCCAACACGTTTTATCCCACAATTTTTTACTTGGGAATACTATGAGCATGTATTATTTGAACTAAACTTCCTAGAGAACATTAAAAACAGTTTAGTTATCTCATTATCAACTACACTGATTGCAATTGTGATTTCTTCAATGGCTGCATATGGAATTGTTCGGTTTTTCCCTAAATTAGGAGCTATTATGTCAAAAGTACTAGTGACTACGTACATTTTTCCTCCTATATTATTAGCAATTCCATATTCAGTTGTAATGGCTAGAGTAGGACTGACGAATAGTCAAATTGGATTAATTATTATCTATCTATCATTCAGTATTCCGTATGCGGTATGGTTATTGGTTGGTTTTTTCCAAACAGTACCTATTGGAATTGAAGAAGCTGCTAAGATAGATGGTGCAAATAAATATGTAACATTTACAAAAGTTGTTCTACCAATTGTTGCACCTGGAATTGTTGCAACTGCGATTTATACGTTTATTAATGCATGGAATGAATTCTTGTACGCATTAATTTTAATTAATTCAACAGAAAAAATGCCGGTATCAGTTGCTCTTCGTCGATTAAGCGGATCAGAAATTCTTGACTGGGGAGACATTATGGCTGCCTCAGTAATTGTTGTTATCCCATCAGTCATTTTCTTCACATTTATCCAACGTAAAATTGCCGGAGGTCTTTCAGAAGGGTCAGTTAAATAAGAAGGAGTGTTAAAGGTGATAATTAGAATTCGAAGAAAGTATCTTTATCCAGCGTCGGTAGCTGTTTGCTTTATGTCACCATTTATTCTTGAGAAAGAGTTAGTAAGTGCACAAGAAGTAAGTGAAATATCTGAAGTAGAAACTAAAGATAATGCTTCACAATTAGTAACGGAAGAGGTCGAACCGCTATCAACAATAGTACCAGAAGCTAACTTGGATAGTGAGGCTCTACAGGATATCCAACTAAGAGACGGTTCATCTAATGAGAGCAGTATTCAGCCAAAATATCACTCTGAAAATGTAGATTTAAGTAATGATGGTTACGCTGTAGAAAAACCAGATGATGTCTTAACAGCAGAAAGTCAGACTGTAACTATAGAATATTCAAGTTTGCATAAAGCTAAATTACAAGCAATAGTTGGTTATTCTAATGACCAAAATGATCAGACAAATAATTATTTCTCACTTTATGTAAGGGATGACGGAACAGCCGGGTTCGAATTGCGAAGTCCCAAACATGGTGTGAATTACTTATACGAACGACCGGCAGCTGTTGCGGGTAAACGAAATGGAGAGGTGGCAACAAACAAGTTAGCATTTGTAGCTGATCGAGAGAATAAGCGTTATAAATTATTTGCTAATGGGGTAAAAATTATTGATCAACAAGTAAAGAATTATGTTGGGTTAAATGATTTAGAAAAATTGAATTCGTTCACACTCGGAGGTGTGAAGAGAAATAAGGCATTAGCGTATGGGTTCACTGGTACTATACAGCAATATAATGCAGTAGGAACAGCTTTGTCTGATGAGGAATTGAAAAAACTTACTCAAGTAAATGACAATAAACATCTAATTTTTAAAGCTAATGATGAGACGAAGGCGAATTACTTCAGAATTCCTACATTATATACATTGAAGAATGGACGTGTTCTATCTAGTATTGATGCACGACATGGTGGTACACATGATTCTTACAGTAATATAAGTATTGGACTGGCTCACAGTGATGATAATGGGCAAACATGGAGTCAACCAAGATTACCTTTGAAATTTAATGATTATGAAAATCAATCAATTAATTGGCCACGGGATGCTAAAGGAAAAGAATTTAGGATTAAAGGAAGTGCATCATTTATTGATTCGGCATTAGTACAAGATCAGAGTAGTGGGCGTGTGCATATGCTAGTTGACTTTATGCCAGCCGGTATCGGGAATATGAATGCTGATAAAAATGATTCGGGCTATAAAGAAATAAATGGGAATAAATATATTAAACTAAAAGCAGATAATGAAGAAGGATACAATTATACTATTAGAGAAAATGGTTTAATTTATGATGATCGTACAGATAAACCAACAGAGTTTTCAGTAGATGGGCAATATAATTTGAAAAAGAACAATGAGCCTATCATGCAAGAACAATATTCTGTAAGGGTACGTTCAGATAAATTGGAAGAATATAAGAATGGCAATAAAGTTCAAAGTAATATTTTCTACAAGGATGCTCCATTTAAAATCACTCCAACAAATTATATAGGTGTTATTTCAAGTGATGACAACGGTGAAACATGGAGTGATCCAAAGCTATTACCACCATTACTAGGTTTAAAACACAATGCGCCGTATCTAGGCCCAGGTCAAGGACTTCAGTTATCAACTAATGGCCGACTAATATTTACTGCATATACTCAAGGCAAAATGACATATATCTATAGTGATGATAATGGGAAGACATGGGGAATAAAAGAAGCCTCTTTACCATTTTCAAATGCAACTGCTGAAGCTCAGATGGTTGAGTTAAAACCTGGCATAATTAGAACCTATATGAGAACATCAACAGGGAAAATAGGATATATGACTAGTAGAGATGGTGGAGATACTTGGAGTAAAGTGAGTTATTTGGACCATATTCATAATACGAAATATGGGACCCAAGTAACAGTTGTAAAACTCTCTAAACTAGTGGATGGTAAGCCCGCATTAGTCATGGCAACTCCAAATAGTACAAAAGGTCGTCGTAACGGCCAATTATGGTTAGGATTAATTGATGAAGAGACGCTAAGTGTTGATTGGAAATATTCTTTGAATATTGATGGTGAAAAATTTGGTTTTTCATACTCTGGGCTAACAGAATTAGCTAATGGGGATATTGGATTATATTATGAAAAATATGATTCGTGGTCACGCAATGAACTTCATTTACAAGATGTGTTAACATTTGAAAAATTTACAATTAAACAAATAAAAGAAGGGTAGGAATAGGAAATGATTAATTATGGAGTAGTAGGAACAGGATATTTTGGAGCAGAATTAGCTCGGTATTTAGTAGCTGAAAACGATGATGCGAATGTGTCAGTAGTTTTTGATCCAGACAATGCAGGTGAAGTTGCTGAGGAATTGAATTGTGATGTAGCAGATTCAATGGAAGAATTGGTACAACGCGAAGATGTAGATTGTGTTATTGTAGCAAGTCCAAACTACCTACACCGTGATCCAGTAATTGCTGCAGCAGAAAATGGGAAGCATGTTTTCTGTGAAAAACCTATTGCTTTAAGTTATAAAGATTGTGCTGATATGGTGGAAGCATGTAAAAAAAATGGTGTAATCTTTATGGCAGGACACATTATGAACTTCTTTAATGGTGTTCGTAAAGCTAAACAAATGGTAAATGATGGTGTGATTGGAAAGGTACTATTTTGTCATTCAGCACGTAATGGTTGGGAAGAAGAACAAGATAGCGTATCTTGGAAAAAAATTAGAGAAAAATCAGGGGGACATTTATATCACCACATTCATGAACTAGACTGTGTTCAGTTTATCATGGGAGGATTACCTGAACAAGCTACAATGGTTGCAGGAAATGTAGCTCATGAGGGTGAGAACTTTGGTGATGAGGATGATATGATTTTTGTAACACTGGAATATGATGATGATCGGTATGCACTTTTAGAGTGGGGATCAGCATTTAGATGGCCGGAACACTATTTGATGATTCAAGGAACAGAAGGTGCTATTAAGTTAGACATGCAAAATACAAGAGGGACTTTGCGTAAAGACGGAAAAGAAGAATATTTCTTAATTCACGACACTCAAGAAATTGATGATGACCGTACACGAATTTATCAAGGAACTGAAATGGACGGTGCTATTGCTTATGGAAAACCAGGTCGTCGCACGCCATTATGGTTGGGATCGGTGATTAAACACGAAATGAATTATCTACACAAAATTATTAAAGGTGGCGAAGTTGATCAAGAATTTGAAAAATTATTGACAGGTGTTGCTGCCAAAGAAGCAATTGCTACTGCTGATGCATGTACACTATCAAGAGAAGAAGATCGCAAAGTAAAACTGTCAGAAATTACAAAATAAGTTAGAATACTATTTTTTGATGGCGGTAGATATTAATCTATCGTCATCTTTAACGTCTGGAAGGAGAATAAAAATGGAGCTTTTAAATATTAATCATATTGATGAATTAAGTCATCCCGTGATCCATCCTATTATTAAACGAATCAGAGAAAAAGGACTAGAAAATTTATGTCAGTTAAATAGTGATGCATTTGAAGATAAAAAATTAAATATAGTAGAATTTGAAACGGTCCCTGCAACAGAAAAAGAATGGGAAAGTCATAAAAAGTTTATTGATGTATTTATTCCAATTGAAGGTTCTGAAATTGTTTATCATAATTTTATGTCGAATTTAGTTGAAGGTGAATATGATGCAGAGAAAGATTTAATTGTCAGTGAAGGACCACATGCATCTAAAATAACTATTCATCCCGGTGATATTTTAATTCTTTATCCAGAAGATGCACATAAACCAGGTATTCAAGTGGATGTACCCCAAAAAATGGTGAAAGCAGTGGTTAAGGTACCAGTTGATTCATAAGAAATATAAATATATAAGAGAAAGGATTTAATCGACTATGGAATTTAAACGCGTGTATAAATATTTAATTGGACTGAGTGCAGGAGTATTGTTAGCTGCATGTTCGCCAGATAATGGAGCGGTCGATGAAGCGGAAGCCCCAACCGAAGAAGTGACGGATGAAACAGCTGCTGAGGAAACAACGCCAAAAGATGAAAAAACGGATGAACAAGCAACTGACGAAACAAAAGAGACAGCTGATATGGCAGAGGCGAGTCACCAAATTGATTGGGAAAAAATCGGGGAATTACCCGCGCCAGATGGTTATGATGAAAACATTGGTGTAGCAGGTATTATTGGCGGGGTGATTGATGGCAAGATTGTTACTGGTGGAGGTGCTAATTTCCCAGATGGCCCACCAACTGAAGGTGGCGAAAAAGTGATCCACAAAGATCTGTATCTCTTCGATGTGGAAAACGGTGAAATTAATGTCTTAGATCAAATCAGTTACGAGTATGGGTTAGGGTATGGGGCCAGTGTTGTTCATGAAGATACCTTATACTATGTCGGTGGTGGCGAAACCCCAGAAACTTCCGCTGATGTCTTAGCGATTACGACTGAGAATGACAAATTAAATGTTGAAAAAATTGGTGAGTTAGAGGTGCCATTCGAGAATGGTATCGCTGAATACCATGATGGAAAAATTTATTATGGAGTGGGTAAATTAGATGGAGAGGCATCATCTGATTTTTATGCATTCGATATTGAGTCAGGCGAGAATACATCATTAGCTGCTTTCCCAGGTGAAGCTCGTTCACAGAGTGTCTCTGAAATCTTTGGTAATGAAATAGTTGTCTTCGGTGGGGGATCATCCGTGACATATCAAGATGGTTATCGCTACAATATTGAAGAAGATACATGGGAAGAACTTGCTAATGTCGCGATTGATGGCCAGGAAATCTCAGTACTTGGAGCTGATTCCACCAAAATTAGTGACACTGAGATGTTAGTGGTCGGTGGATTTGATGAAGAAGTATGGAACCGAGTGAACGCGGACCTCGCTGATCTTGAAGGGGAAGAAAAAGATGCGTATATGAAAGAGTACTACTCACATCCAGTTGAGTACTACAATTGGAATAAACAAATGCTCGTTTACAATATTGAAACAGATGAGTGGACCACATTAGGTGAGATTTCATTCGACGCTCCAGCTGGTGCAGCGTTACTTAAGGATGGCGAGAACGTGTACTCCATTATGGGTGAAATTAAGCCAACTGTCCGCACACCGAATATTTATCAAGGCGTTCTACAATAAGTGTGAAAACTTTCAGACAAAATATCTAGTTTGTGAATGATTATTGTAATTGGTGAAAGTGGATTCATAAGGAATCCATCTCAAAAGGCTACCACAAAGGGATATTACTAAAACTATAAATAAAAATTATATGAAAGTTATGAAAGTATTTGCAGAAGAAGGCAAAATTCTTGAAAGAAAATTTGGAATGGGTTACAATGTATATGTAAATGATTACAACTTGTAAAAATATTAGGAGGAGATAATATGTTAAGAGAAGATTTGAAAGGGTTATATTCAGCGTTATTAGTACCATACAATGAAGATGGTAGCGTAAACGAAGAGGGCTTACGCAAAATTATTCGTCACGTCATCGATAAGATGGAACTTGACGGATTGTACGTCGGCGGATCAACAGGGGAGAACTTCTTACTAGACAAAGAGACAAAGAAACAAATCTTTGATATCGCAAAAGATGAAACAGGCGATGCAGTGAAGTTAATCGCACAAGTGGGAAGCCCAAATGTCTATGAAGCAATTGAATTAGGACAGTATGCAACAGAATTAGGTTACGACGCAATTTCTGCGGTGACACCATTCTACTACAAGTTCTCATTCAAAGAAGTTAAACAATACTACAAAGACATTACAGATGCTGTAGACAACGATTTAATTGTTTACTCTATTCCAGTTCTAACGGGTGTTGAGATTGGATTGGATGACTTCGGTGAGTTGTTCGAATTAGACAGAGTGGTTGGAGTTAAATTTACTGCAGCAGACTTCTTCTTACTTGAGCGACTACGTAAGAAATTCCCAGAGCACTTAATTTTCTCTGGTTTCGACGAGATGTTACTACCAGCTGTTGTGAACAAAGTGGACGGAGCAATCGGTTCAACTTACAATGCGAATGGTCCACGTTCTAAACAAATCTTCGAATTAGCAAAAGAAGGTAAAGTAGAAGAAGCACTTGAAATCCAAAACGTGACAAATGACTTCATCTCAGCGGTACTTGAAAATGGCTTGTACCCAACATTGAAGTACATCTTACAACAAGAAACAGGATCAGAAGAGCGCTTCTACGCACGTAAACCAATGGCTCAAAGTACAGATGCTCAACTGGAACGTGCTCAAGAAATTTACGAAAAATACATTAAATAAAATATCATAACTACCTGAATGAAGTGAGAATAGCTCAGTCTAGAGCTATTCTCTTCAGGTAGTAAAAAAGAAAAGGAGAGAAAATATGGGAGTAGCTGGAGCATTTACAACAGTTGACTTTATCGTTCTTATTGTTTATTTATTAGCCGTTCTTGCAGCTGGTGTATACTTCACAGATAAAGATATGACCGGTAAGGAATTCTTCCGTGGCGATGGAACAATTCCATGGTACGTTACATCAATGTCTATTATGGCGACATTGTTAAGTCCGATTTCATTCATGACATTGGCAGGGAACTCTTATGCAGGATCATGGTTAATGTGGTTCGCACAGTTAGGAATTTTTATTGCGGTGCCGTTCGCGATTAAGTTTTTCCTACCAATCTATGCGAAGTTAGATATCGATACAGCTTATGATTATTTAGAAAGACGGTATTCAGGACGTTCACTACGTTACATTGGGTCAATTTTCTTTGTTGTTTACCAACTTGGACGTATGTCAATCATTATGTATCTACCGTCAATCGCACTCGCACAAGTTACGGATATTAGTGCGGTTACCTTAACCATCTTAATGGGAATCATTGCTTTAATTTATTCATATACAGGTGGTATGAAGGCCGTCTTATGGACTGACTTTATTCAGTCAGTTATCTTAATTGGTGGGGTTGTCTTATTACTCGTCTTCTTGGTTTCAGATATTGATGGTGGATTTGCACCTGTCTTCGAAGCATTAGGAGATAACAAGTTCTTAGGTAACGATCAACCACTCTTCTCAGCAAATCTTGTTCAAGATTCTGTCTTCTTGCTTATTATCGGAGCAGGATTCAACACCTTATCTAGTTACGTATCATCACAAGATATTGTGCAACGATTTACGACAACAAATGACTTGAAAAAATTGAACAAAATGATGTTAACAAACGGATTTGTGGGCTTGGCACTAACAGCGATCTTCTACTTGATCGGTACTGGATTATTCATCTACTACACGGTTCAGAACCCGGGACTTGCAGAAGGTGTGCCACAAGATGAGATCTTCATCTACTACATTGCTCACCGTATTCCACAAGGTATTACTGGTATTATCATTGCAGCGCTTTATGCAGCAGCTCAGTCTACCTTATCAACTGGAATTAACTCTGTAGCCTCTTCATGGACAATGGACTTACAGAGCCTCTTCATGAAAGGTGAATTGAGCGAAAAACAAAACAAACGTATTGGACAAATTGTATCACTAGTGGTTGGTATTGTTGCTACGGGTGTTGCTATTCTAATGACAAAAGCAGATATCGTATCCGCTTATCGTTGGTTCAACGGATTCATGGGACTCGTCTTAGGTATCCTTGGGGGTACATTCGGTCTGGGAATCTTTACTAAACGCGGAAACATCTATGGTGCGTACGCTGGATTGGTTGCCTCTACTTCAATTATGATTTGGATTCAATACTTCTTACCATCAGGAACGGTTTCTATTTGGGCGAACTCATTGATCTCAATTTCAACATCAATGATCGTTGGTTACATTGTTTCACTATTAACTAAGAAAGTAGAAGCACCAGCATACACAACTGTTTACGACATTCCTAAGATCAAAGAGGAAATGGACAACATGAATTGGATGAGTGAATAATTATGAAGGTATTAAACTTAAAACATTTAGACAGAAGTGAACATGAAGATATTCGTGAAGTGTTAGAATTTATGGACCAGCATGACTTAACAGAATATGATGGTGCCAATAATGAAGTCTCAGAAGACACATTTTTCAACGTAGCGCGTTATACAACAGGATCACCTGAGAATGCGCAGTGGGAATCACATAAGCGCTATATCGACGTGCATGTCCCGTTATCTGGGATTGAGCGTATCCACCACAACTTCTTATCCAACTTAGAGCAAGTGGACTATGATGAAGAAGGCGACTCGGTGGCTAGTCGCGGCAAGCACGCGAGCGAATTAGTGGTTCAATCTGGTGATATTGTCGTCTTTTACCCAGAAGATGCTCACCAAACGGGCGTGGCAGCTGATGGACCAGACGATGTACACAAAGTTATTTTTAAAGTAAAAATTTAACGTCAAACCACAAAAATAGCGCTGGGTAACCCTCAGCCTATTTTTGTTTGTTCAGAAAGGAGATTAGCGGTGAAACCATTCCAAAAAAACTTAGTGCCACTGATCGAATCGAGCTATGATGGCTTGACATTGACCGAGCAGGAGATTGCGGATTTTTTTATTAAGTCCGTGCATGAAGACCGTGACTTTTCAGCTGAAAAAGTTGCAGAAGAGCTGCATGTTTCTGTATCGACGCTGACTCGCTTTGCGCAGAAATGTGGCTTTAGCGGCTATCGGCAATTTATCTTCGAATATGAATCGGTTGAGAATAGTACATCGCGGATTACGGATGCGTTAATTCAACGTGTGATGTACGATTATGAAGAATTAATTAATAAGACGTATTCCTTAGTGGATGAGGAGCAGTTCTCGCGGATTACCAGCATGCTTAGAGAAGCGAAGCGTGTGTATATTTATGGAAAAGGGAGTTCCGGTCTCGTGAGTCGTGAGATGAAGTTGCGCTTTATGCGGATTGGCTTGATCTGTGAGGCGATTACGGAAGAAGATATGATGCGCATGAATCACATCTTGATTGATCCAGATTGTGTGGTAATGGGGCTGACCGTCTCTGGTAAGACGAAGCCGGTGTTAGAGGCGTTACACCAGGCCAAAAATCACGGAGCCAAGACCGTCTTATTAACGACCAATCATAGTGAAAGTTTTTCTCAAGAGTTCGATGAAGTGTTACTTATTGCGCAGAAGAAAACACTTAGTCAAGGGAATAAGATTTCGCCGCAATTTCCACTATTAATTATGGTTGATATCTTTTATGCGTACTTCCGAAATTCAGATACGGAGATGCGCCAGAATTTGTTCCAACATACACTAGATGCCTTAAATATTAGAGAGGAAGATCAGAATGGAAAGAGTTAAGAATCAATTAATTGTATCATGTCAAGCACTGGAAGAAGAACCGCTCCACAGTTCGTTCATTATGGGACGGATGGCTGTGGCGGCAGAAGAAGGTGGAGCGAAAGGGATTCGTTCCAATTCAGTGGCGGATGTGAAAGAAATCAAGTCACAAGTTGATTTGCCGGTCATTGCGATTATTAAGCGAGAATATGACGATGCAGAAGCCTTCATTACACCGACGATCAAAGAGGTCGATGAATTGATGGAAGCCAAACCTGATGTGATTGCAGTAGATGCGACAAGCTCAACGCGACCCAATGGCGAGACACTAGATGAATTCTTCGCCCAAATTAAAGCAAAATATCCTGACCAACCATTAATGGCGGATTGTTCGACATTGGAAGAGATGCTGTATGCGGATCGACTTGGCTTTGATTATATCGGAACTACCTTGGTCGGCTATACATCTCAGAGTAAGGGGACCAAAATCGAAACAAATGACTTCGAAATTATTCGTCAACTCCTAGCAGAAGCGGAGAATAAAGTAATTGCGGAAGGGAATATTAACTCACCAGAAAAAGCGCGACGCGTACTGGATCTAGGATGTTACAGTGTCGTAGTGGGCTCCAGCATTACACGTCCACAACTGATTACGAAGACTTACACGGATGCGATTAACGCATAAGGGGGGACGGAGAGCATGATTATTACGATCGATATTGGTGGAACAGCGATTAAGACTGGCTTCATGCAAGACGAGAAGTTAACCACGCTAGCTCAATATCCGACTGATCCCAAGCGTGAAAATTTTTCAATGCTAGCTACTTTGGACAATATTTTGGACGATATTTTAGCGCAGTATCCGGAAGCGGACGGCGTAGCACTCTCTTCAGCGGGAGTCATCGATCATCAACAAGGGCAGGTAGCGTTCGCTAATGAGAATATTCCTGGTTATAAAGGGACTGAATTAGCTGCTCATATTGAGTCGACGTATCACTTGCCTTGCAGTGTTGATAACGATGTGAATTGTGCCCTGATGGGTGAGCTTAGTTTGCCTCGCTATCAAGAAGTGGATAGTGCACTGATGTTTACGATCGGAACGGGTGTAGGTGGTGCGGTTTACTTGAACGGGGACCTTTATCGAGGGCCAACATTTAGTGCGGGGGAAGTGGGTTATTCGATTATTAATGGACAACCCATCGAACAAGTAGCGTCTACTACCGCACTCGTTGCCTACGTAAAAGAGCGTGTAGATGAAGCGGTGCGCGATGACGTGGATGGTAAATGGATTTTCGCACAGGCGAAGGCCGGTCACGAGATTTGCCAAGAAGGAATTGAGTGGCTCGTTCATCACTTAACGACACATATCGTTAATGCGGTCAGTCTCCTGAATCCAGAAGTAGTGATTTTAGGTGGCGGAATTATGGAACAAGTTGATTATTTGCGTCCTTTAATAGAGACAAAATTCAAGGAGCTGTATCAGAATACATTAGTTCTGCGCCAGACCGAGATTGCTTTTGCTCAGTTAGGAAACCGCGCGGGCATGATCGGCGCGTATGAAGTCTTTAAGACCAAACATCCTGCATAAATAAAAAGATCTGCTGTTAAGTGGATGTTGACCTATTTTAAGCTGCGTCTAATGGACGTGGCTTTTTTCTACATACTAATAACTCCCTTCAGCAGCAGACATTTCGGTCGGCAGTGAAGGGAGTTATTTATATATTGCTTAGTTGAAGTGAAGGGATTGGATGTCAAAGGTGTCATCTTCTGAACGGGTGACGGTTTCGTCTAAAATCGTGATATGCATCTCGAGCGTAATATTGACGGTCGCTTCTTGCAAGTGACCGCCGATAGTAGAGAAGTCTGAGCGTCCTAAGACAATATGGACATGTTGGTGTGGTTTTCCGTCGACAGTGGTGAGCGTGCCGTTGAGCGATAAGACTTCGAATGGTTCTTCGAATGTCTGGGTGTCATAGCGCTGTTCGTCAATTAAGAAGTAGCTGATAATTGCTTTATCTACCGCACCAATCGCTGACACGCTGCCTGCCTTAATCGCTTCAGCGTCAGCGATAGCTGTTAAACTCTCCATAATGTTGTCGCCTCGATCTAGTCGTGCCATAATAGTTGATCCATTGCGTGTATAGTTCATAATCATCCTCCTTGAAGTCTCATACATTGCTGTGTCAACATCATTTTATCATAAACATAGGGCTGTTGGGAAAAATAAAGAGGCCATCTGTCCAGTCAGATCAGATGGCCTGTTCGAATGCTAGTTACCGAAAAAGTGTCGTATATAAATCACTCGAAAAATTAACAACCAGTGTAAGTAAGAAAACAGCAACGAATAGAAAAATAATTAATTGAACAAACGATAACTTCTCTATAAAGGCTATTATCTCCTTGATGAGCTTCATTGTGGCCTCCTCCTTTTGCATCCAATTACGATGAACAAATCATAGCCCATTATACAGGAGATTACTTTTTTTACAAATAAGATCAAAAAATGATTGAATCAGGTTATTTAGCTAACTATTCATTGTGCGGGATTGCTATCAAGGTGGCTGTACAGCGATGGCGAACGCTTAAAAAGTAGCTTGATCCGTGTCAAGGTGAGTTGCTAATTTAAACGATATACTGTAGTCAAGTTAGAGATGAGCGGATGAATTGTTCGACTGATAGATGCGGCTTGATCTAGCTCAAGGCCAACAACCGCCTTAGCCGATATACTGGAGCTAACAATTCAAAAACAGGAGGAATTATGATGAAACGATGGATTATGACAAATGAGACGAACTTTATGTGGGGTACCTTGTTCTTGATAGCAATCGGCTTTTTCTTCCGATTCTTCACCTCGATGGGAGCCTGGGAAGATGGGTTCTTAATTGCAGCCACGGCGGTAGCGATTTGGCCGGTTGCGATTAAAGCCTGGCAAGCATTGATGGTCAAGACATTCGCGATTGAGCTGCTCGTTACAATTGCAGTAATTGGAGCACTTGTTATCGGCGAGTATGTTGAGTCTTCCGTCGTACTCTTCTTATTCCTCTTCGGGTCTTACTTGGAGAAGCGGACCTTGGAGAAGACGCGCGCTTCGATTAAAGAATTGACCGACTTAGCACCGCAAGAAGCGGTTCGACTCGATCAGAAGGGGGACCGTGAGACAATTCCGGTTGAAGAGGTAGAAGAAGGTGATCGACTTGTCATTTTGCCTGGAGCGCGAGTGCCGGTCGATGGTGAAGTAGTTGACGGAGAAGCCTCAATCA
Coding sequences:
- a CDS encoding Gfo/Idh/MocA family protein; this translates as MINYGVVGTGYFGAELARYLVAENDDANVSVVFDPDNAGEVAEELNCDVADSMEELVQREDVDCVIVASPNYLHRDPVIAAAENGKHVFCEKPIALSYKDCADMVEACKKNGVIFMAGHIMNFFNGVRKAKQMVNDGVIGKVLFCHSARNGWEEEQDSVSWKKIREKSGGHLYHHIHELDCVQFIMGGLPEQATMVAGNVAHEGENFGDEDDMIFVTLEYDDDRYALLEWGSAFRWPEHYLMIQGTEGAIKLDMQNTRGTLRKDGKEEYFLIHDTQEIDDDRTRIYQGTEMDGAIAYGKPGRRTPLWLGSVIKHEMNYLHKIIKGGEVDQEFEKLLTGVAAKEAIATADACTLSREEDRKVKLSEITK
- a CDS encoding carbohydrate ABC transporter permease, whose amino-acid sequence is MDGKLKERLIDFGAYLVLTLATIISVFPLLWMILSSFKGRGELSANPTRFIPQFFTWEYYEHVLFELNFLENIKNSLVISLSTTLIAIVISSMAAYGIVRFFPKLGAIMSKVLVTTYIFPPILLAIPYSVVMARVGLTNSQIGLIIIYLSFSIPYAVWLLVGFFQTVPIGIEEAAKIDGANKYVTFTKVVLPIVAPGIVATAIYTFINAWNEFLYALILINSTEKMPVSVALRRLSGSEILDWGDIMAASVIVVIPSVIFFTFIQRKIAGGLSEGSVK
- a CDS encoding YhcH/YjgK/YiaL family protein, coding for MELLNINHIDELSHPVIHPIIKRIREKGLENLCQLNSDAFEDKKLNIVEFETVPATEKEWESHKKFIDVFIPIEGSEIVYHNFMSNLVEGEYDAEKDLIVSEGPHASKITIHPGDILILYPEDAHKPGIQVDVPQKMVKAVVKVPVDS
- a CDS encoding exo-alpha-sialidase; this translates as MSPFILEKELVSAQEVSEISEVETKDNASQLVTEEVEPLSTIVPEANLDSEALQDIQLRDGSSNESSIQPKYHSENVDLSNDGYAVEKPDDVLTAESQTVTIEYSSLHKAKLQAIVGYSNDQNDQTNNYFSLYVRDDGTAGFELRSPKHGVNYLYERPAAVAGKRNGEVATNKLAFVADRENKRYKLFANGVKIIDQQVKNYVGLNDLEKLNSFTLGGVKRNKALAYGFTGTIQQYNAVGTALSDEELKKLTQVNDNKHLIFKANDETKANYFRIPTLYTLKNGRVLSSIDARHGGTHDSYSNISIGLAHSDDNGQTWSQPRLPLKFNDYENQSINWPRDAKGKEFRIKGSASFIDSALVQDQSSGRVHMLVDFMPAGIGNMNADKNDSGYKEINGNKYIKLKADNEEGYNYTIRENGLIYDDRTDKPTEFSVDGQYNLKKNNEPIMQEQYSVRVRSDKLEEYKNGNKVQSNIFYKDAPFKITPTNYIGVISSDDNGETWSDPKLLPPLLGLKHNAPYLGPGQGLQLSTNGRLIFTAYTQGKMTYIYSDDNGKTWGIKEASLPFSNATAEAQMVELKPGIIRTYMRTSTGKIGYMTSRDGGDTWSKVSYLDHIHNTKYGTQVTVVKLSKLVDGKPALVMATPNSTKGRRNGQLWLGLIDEETLSVDWKYSLNIDGEKFGFSYSGLTELANGDIGLYYEKYDSWSRNELHLQDVLTFEKFTIKQIKEG
- a CDS encoding N-acetylneuraminate lyase translates to MLREDLKGLYSALLVPYNEDGSVNEEGLRKIIRHVIDKMELDGLYVGGSTGENFLLDKETKKQIFDIAKDETGDAVKLIAQVGSPNVYEAIELGQYATELGYDAISAVTPFYYKFSFKEVKQYYKDITDAVDNDLIVYSIPVLTGVEIGLDDFGELFELDRVVGVKFTAADFFLLERLRKKFPEHLIFSGFDEMLLPAVVNKVDGAIGSTYNANGPRSKQIFELAKEGKVEEALEIQNVTNDFISAVLENGLYPTLKYILQQETGSEERFYARKPMAQSTDAQLERAQEIYEKYIK
- a CDS encoding cyclically-permuted mutarotase family protein, whose translation is MEFKRVYKYLIGLSAGVLLAACSPDNGAVDEAEAPTEEVTDETAAEETTPKDEKTDEQATDETKETADMAEASHQIDWEKIGELPAPDGYDENIGVAGIIGGVIDGKIVTGGGANFPDGPPTEGGEKVIHKDLYLFDVENGEINVLDQISYEYGLGYGASVVHEDTLYYVGGGETPETSADVLAITTENDKLNVEKIGELEVPFENGIAEYHDGKIYYGVGKLDGEASSDFYAFDIESGENTSLAAFPGEARSQSVSEIFGNEIVVFGGGSSVTYQDGYRYNIEEDTWEELANVAIDGQEISVLGADSTKISDTEMLVVGGFDEEVWNRVNADLADLEGEEKDAYMKEYYSHPVEYYNWNKQMLVYNIETDEWTTLGEISFDAPAGAALLKDGENVYSIMGEIKPTVRTPNIYQGVLQ